The following coding sequences lie in one Corynebacterium humireducens NBRC 106098 = DSM 45392 genomic window:
- a CDS encoding SdpI family protein: MTVIAVILLVLAGALLLFGVLSWARKLPGNAIFGLRVPEVRKSEEAWRAAHAAAGPIWTFGGVALLFGAMLAFVSGGWMWVFTVVTLLVALVALSLGANVGARTASLIEDSGDSEEGGCGQDCNCGAPAETPAVDLAALRKAASEADKA, translated from the coding sequence ATGACCGTCATCGCTGTGATTCTGCTCGTCCTCGCCGGGGCCCTGCTGCTTTTCGGCGTGCTCTCCTGGGCGCGGAAACTGCCGGGCAACGCGATCTTCGGCCTGCGTGTCCCGGAGGTCCGTAAGTCGGAGGAGGCCTGGCGCGCCGCCCACGCCGCCGCCGGCCCGATCTGGACCTTCGGTGGCGTGGCCCTGCTCTTCGGCGCCATGCTGGCCTTCGTCAGCGGTGGCTGGATGTGGGTGTTCACCGTGGTGACCCTCCTCGTCGCCCTGGTGGCGCTCTCCCTCGGCGCCAACGTGGGCGCTCGGACCGCCTCGCTCATCGAGGACTCCGGGGACTCCGAGGAGGGCGGCTGCGGCCAGGACTGCAACTGCGGGGCACCCGCCGAGACCCCCGCCGTGGACCTCGCCGCCCTCCGGAAGGCCGCCTCCGAGGCAGATAAAGCGTAG
- a CDS encoding anthranilate synthase component 1, translated as MSSPNIVTRDVRYHPDASGLFAHIGGTAAPDSLLLESADITTRSGISSMAVLTSSVRLTCTGHTVTAEALTPSGEVIVGKLNEQLADYGRDTFTFPQTTAVDERERLTAVSPVEPLRALTRDAGYRTDTLPLLAGGIAFDFLETFEELPPVGEGPNTYPDYQFVLAEIVLHINHEDQTAQLTGVTFADAADLEARIAELATLIDADVPTYDVEHHPEDVLRVEADIDDRKFCAHVEDLKANIHNGDIYQVVPARTFTAPCPDAFAAYRQLRETNPSPYMFYQRGTGTNGRPFELFGASPESNLKFDADTREVQLYPIAGTRPRGMNPDGTINDELDIRMELELRTDAKEIAEHTMLVDLARNDLARVAVPATRRVADLLQVDRYSRVMHLVSRVTATLDPSLDAFDAYRACMNMGTLSGAPKIRAMELLRGVEKQRRGSYGGAIGYLKGDGTMDNCIVIRSAFVQDGVAHVQAGAGVVRDSSPQSEADETLHKAYAVLNAIALAADSTLEVIR; from the coding sequence ATGAGCTCCCCGAACATCGTCACCAGGGACGTCCGTTACCACCCGGACGCCTCCGGCCTGTTCGCCCACATCGGCGGCACGGCCGCCCCGGATTCCCTCCTCCTGGAATCGGCGGACATCACCACCCGCTCCGGCATCTCCTCGATGGCGGTCCTCACCTCCTCCGTGCGCCTGACGTGCACCGGCCACACCGTGACCGCGGAGGCGCTGACACCGTCGGGGGAGGTGATCGTCGGGAAGCTCAACGAGCAGCTCGCCGACTACGGCCGCGACACGTTCACGTTCCCGCAGACCACCGCCGTGGACGAGCGGGAACGCCTCACCGCCGTCAGCCCCGTCGAGCCGCTGCGCGCCCTCACGCGGGACGCCGGCTACCGCACCGACACCCTGCCGCTGCTGGCCGGCGGCATCGCCTTCGACTTCCTCGAGACCTTCGAGGAGCTGCCGCCGGTGGGGGAGGGGCCGAACACCTACCCCGACTACCAGTTCGTGCTGGCCGAGATCGTGCTGCACATCAACCACGAGGACCAGACCGCCCAGCTCACGGGCGTCACCTTCGCCGACGCCGCCGACCTCGAGGCACGGATCGCGGAACTCGCCACGCTCATCGACGCCGACGTGCCCACCTACGACGTCGAGCACCACCCGGAGGACGTGCTGCGCGTCGAGGCCGACATCGACGACAGGAAGTTCTGCGCCCACGTGGAGGACCTCAAGGCCAACATCCACAACGGCGACATCTACCAGGTCGTCCCGGCCCGCACCTTCACCGCGCCCTGCCCCGACGCCTTCGCCGCGTACCGCCAGCTGCGCGAGACCAACCCCAGCCCCTACATGTTCTACCAGCGGGGCACCGGCACCAACGGCCGCCCCTTCGAGCTGTTCGGCGCGTCCCCCGAGTCGAACCTCAAGTTCGACGCCGACACCCGCGAGGTGCAGCTCTACCCGATCGCCGGCACCCGCCCGCGCGGCATGAACCCGGACGGCACCATCAACGACGAGCTCGACATCCGCATGGAGCTGGAGCTGCGCACCGACGCCAAGGAGATCGCCGAGCACACCATGCTCGTCGACCTCGCCCGCAACGACCTCGCGCGCGTCGCCGTCCCCGCCACCCGCCGCGTCGCCGACCTCCTCCAGGTGGACCGCTACTCCCGCGTCATGCACCTCGTGTCGCGGGTGACCGCCACTCTCGACCCGTCGCTCGACGCCTTCGACGCCTACCGGGCGTGCATGAACATGGGCACCCTCTCAGGGGCGCCGAAGATCCGGGCGATGGAGCTGCTGCGGGGCGTCGAGAAGCAGCGCCGCGGCTCCTACGGCGGTGCCATCGGCTACCTCAAGGGGGACGGCACGATGGACAACTGCATCGTGATCCGCTCCGCCTTCGTCCAGGACGGCGTCGCCCACGTGCAGGCCGGGGCGGGCGTCGTCCGTGACTCCAGCCCGCAGTCCGAGGCCGATGAGACCCTGCACAAGGCCTACGCCGTCCTCAACGCCATCGCGCTCGCCGCCGACTCGACCCTGGAGGTCATCCGATGA
- a CDS encoding anthranilate synthase component II produces the protein MTHIVLVDNHDSFVYNLVDAFAEAGHRCTVFRNSVAVEDILAAEPDLICLSPGPGYPADAGNLLELVDRVLGEIPLLGICLGFQALIEHHGGTVEPCGPVHGVSLPMELTDAGVDSPVFAGLAVDAEIPGEVGRLVPVARYHSLGCVTAPEGVTTLATTDTRVGDVIMAAAMDRAIGLQFHPESVLSPSGPIILNRCVEQLLTERTLP, from the coding sequence ATGACTCACATCGTGCTCGTCGACAACCACGACAGCTTCGTCTACAACCTCGTCGACGCCTTCGCGGAGGCCGGCCACCGGTGCACCGTGTTCCGCAACAGCGTCGCCGTCGAGGACATCCTCGCCGCGGAACCGGACCTCATCTGCCTCTCCCCGGGGCCCGGCTACCCCGCGGACGCCGGCAACCTGCTCGAGCTCGTCGACCGCGTGCTCGGCGAGATTCCGCTGCTCGGGATCTGCCTCGGCTTCCAGGCGCTCATCGAGCACCACGGCGGCACGGTCGAGCCCTGCGGTCCCGTCCACGGCGTCTCCCTGCCGATGGAACTCACCGACGCCGGCGTCGACTCCCCGGTGTTCGCGGGCCTGGCCGTGGACGCGGAGATCCCCGGCGAGGTCGGCCGCCTCGTCCCGGTCGCGCGCTACCACTCGCTCGGCTGCGTCACGGCGCCGGAGGGCGTGACGACGCTCGCCACCACGGACACCCGGGTCGGCGACGTCATCATGGCCGCCGCCATGGACCGGGCGATCGGCCTCCAGTTCCACCCCGAGAGCGTGCTCAGCCCGTCGGGGCCCATCATCCTCAACCGTTGCGTCGAGCAGCTGCTCACCGAAAGGACCCTCCCGTGA
- the trpD gene encoding anthranilate phosphoribosyltransferase codes for MTNPDTLQTLLRFLDNKAPSVEEAVEVFTPMTIGEYDDVHIAALLATIRTRGETFADIAGAAKAFLNAGRPFPVSGEGVLDTAGTGGDGANTINITTGASLLAAAGGLKVVKHGNRSVSSRSGSADVLEALNIPLDLDPDRAVRQFEASNFTFLFAPAYNPAIAHAQPVRKALKLPTLFNVLGPLLSPVRPEFQIMGVANPGHGQMLAEVFRELGRSRALVVHGAGTDEIAVHGTTTVWELKEDGSIERYEITPEDLGVEKCSLEDLTGGDGEENARHMRAIFDGTGPVAHRNAVAVNAGAMFYLNSRADSLREGTDLALRLLEDGTVQDWITTHEGTDYSV; via the coding sequence GTGACCAACCCCGATACCCTGCAGACCCTGCTGCGGTTCCTGGACAACAAGGCCCCGAGCGTCGAGGAGGCCGTCGAGGTCTTCACCCCGATGACCATCGGTGAGTACGACGACGTCCACATCGCCGCGCTGCTGGCGACGATCCGCACCCGCGGCGAGACCTTCGCCGACATCGCCGGCGCCGCCAAGGCCTTCCTCAACGCGGGCCGTCCTTTCCCGGTGTCGGGGGAGGGGGTGCTCGACACCGCCGGCACGGGTGGCGACGGCGCCAACACCATCAACATCACCACCGGCGCCTCCCTCCTGGCCGCCGCGGGTGGCCTCAAGGTGGTCAAGCACGGCAACCGCTCCGTGTCCTCCAGGTCCGGTTCCGCGGACGTCCTCGAGGCCCTCAACATCCCGCTGGACCTCGACCCGGACCGTGCGGTCCGCCAGTTCGAGGCGTCCAACTTCACCTTCCTCTTCGCCCCGGCGTACAACCCGGCGATCGCCCACGCGCAGCCGGTGCGCAAGGCGCTGAAGCTGCCCACCCTCTTCAACGTGCTCGGCCCGCTGCTGTCCCCGGTGCGCCCGGAGTTCCAGATCATGGGCGTGGCCAACCCGGGCCACGGCCAGATGCTCGCCGAGGTGTTCCGTGAGCTCGGCCGCTCACGCGCGCTCGTCGTCCACGGGGCCGGCACCGACGAGATCGCCGTCCACGGCACCACCACCGTATGGGAGCTGAAGGAGGACGGCTCGATCGAGCGTTACGAGATCACGCCGGAGGATCTCGGCGTCGAGAAGTGCTCCCTGGAGGACCTGACGGGCGGTGACGGTGAGGAGAACGCCCGCCACATGCGCGCCATCTTCGACGGCACCGGCCCGGTCGCGCACCGCAACGCCGTCGCCGTCAACGCGGGCGCGATGTTCTATCTCAACTCCCGCGCGGACAGCCTCCGCGAGGGCACCGATCTGGCTCTGCGCCTGCTGGAGGACGGTACAGTCCAGGACTGGATCACCACTCATGAGGGGACTGATTACAGTGTCTAA